AACAAATTGAACACTATGATTATATATTCAATACCATACCATCCGTAGTTCTTACAAAGGATTTACTGTCTCATACTAAGCCAGGAGTCGTAATTATAGACATTGCTTCGGCACCAGGCGGTGTAGATTTTGAGGCAGCAAAGGAATTGGGGCGTTTTGCTAAATTGAGCTTAGGTCTACCCGGTAAATATGCACCAAAATCCTCAGCCGCCTGTTTAACTGATTTTCTATTGTCTGATTTAAGAAAGAAGTGATCTTATGTCCTTGCATAATAAAAACATCGGAATTGCCTTAACCGGCTCTTTTTGTACCTTTGATAAAGCTTTTGAAGAAATCGAGAAACTGTTAGCTGATAATGCGAATGTATACCCCATCCTTTCCTTTAATTCACAAAAAATAGACAGCCGTTTTGGAAAGGCTGCCGATTTTTATACAAGATTAAAAGATATGACCGGTCATGAACCTATTACAACGATTGAAGACGCAGAACCTATAGGTCCTAAAAATATGTTTGACATTCTGGCAGTAATTCCCTGTACCGGTAATACTCTTGCCAAAATGGCGAATGGAATTACAGATACGCCTGTTCTTATGGCCGCCAAAGCACATATCCGCAACAATAAACCATTGGTTTTATCCATTGCTACTAACGATGCGCTGGGTCTGAATCTGCAAAATATCGGTACTTTATTAAATTCAAAAAATATCTATTTTGTACCCTTTGGTCAGGATAGCCCCGATGGAAAGCCTAAATCCATGATTGCTCATACCCATCTGTTAGGTCTTACCTTGGAGAGTGCACTGGAAGGTAAACAGATACAGCCAGTGGTTCTTAGTCCATTTTAATTTACTTTCTAAAAATAAAAGCTAGATTACTGATAGTCTGTTAAACCTTCATCTTGTA
The nucleotide sequence above comes from Anaerocolumna cellulosilytica. Encoded proteins:
- a CDS encoding dipicolinate synthase subunit B, producing the protein MSLHNKNIGIALTGSFCTFDKAFEEIEKLLADNANVYPILSFNSQKIDSRFGKAADFYTRLKDMTGHEPITTIEDAEPIGPKNMFDILAVIPCTGNTLAKMANGITDTPVLMAAKAHIRNNKPLVLSIATNDALGLNLQNIGTLLNSKNIYFVPFGQDSPDGKPKSMIAHTHLLGLTLESALEGKQIQPVVLSPF